Proteins encoded in a region of the Carassius carassius chromosome 49, fCarCar2.1, whole genome shotgun sequence genome:
- the LOC132132882 gene encoding trace amine-associated receptor 13c-like: MAYETENHETQYCFPAINSSCIKGMRSRYEYNIMFVFFSLLSAWTVFLNLLVIISISHFKKLHTPTNLLILSLAVADMLVGLIVMPIEANRLIETCWFFGDTFCRLFLTMMGLLFSASLSNLVLVAVDRFVAVCHPLLYPQKITTTKTLIIVILCWFCSSVYNIAIVMSLSNKKYACYGECTIMVTSDWTVLNLFLSFLIPCTIIITLYLRIFYVAHQQVKVINSLVKCGKHINEGSVKRKSERKAALTLGIIVTVYLVCWIPFVILSLTEKTGMASTTAYILLWFLYINSGLNPLIYAFFYPWFKMSVKHILTLRIFQPESSMMDIFTDCHS, encoded by the coding sequence ATGGCCTATGAGACAGAGAATCATGAGACTCAATACTGCTTTCCCGCCATCAACTCATCATGTATCAAAGGAATGCGTTCTAGATATGAATACAATataatgtttgtgtttttctCATTGCTGTCAGCATGGACTGTGTTTCTGAACCTACTTGTGATCATCTCCATCTCTCACTTCAAGAAGCTTCACACTCCAACCAACCTGCTCATTCTCTCTCTGGCTGTGGCTGACATGCTTGTTGGACTTATTGTGATGCCCATAGAGGCTAATAGGCTCATTGAAACATGTTGGTTCTTTGGAGACACTTTCTGCAGGCTATTTTTAACAATGATGGGACTTCTCTTCTCAGCATCTCTCAGTAATTTGGTTTTAGTTGCTGTTGATCGTTTTGTGGCTGTGTGTCACCCTTTATTGTACCCACAGAAAATAACCACAACTAAAACATTAATTATTGTCATTCTTTGCTGGTTTTGCTCTTCAGTGTATAACATTGCAATAGTTATGAGTCTCTCAAATAAGAAATATGCATGTTATGGAGAATGTACAATTATGGTTACTTCTGACTGGACAGTCCTTAATCTATTCTTGTCTTTCTTGATTCCTTGTACCATTATCATAACCTTGTATTTGAGGATATTTTATGTCGCACATCAGCAGGTAAAAGTTATAAATTCACTGGTGAAGTGTGGAAAACATATAAATGAGGGTTCTGTGAAGAGGAAATCTGAAAGAAAAGCAGCTCTGACATTAGGAATCATTGTCACAGTTTATCTAGTTTGCTGGATTCCCTTCGTTATTTTGTCGCTAACAGAAAAAACAGGAATGGCTTCAACCACAGCCTATATTCTATTATGGTTTTTGTATATTAACTCAGGTCTGAATCCTCTTATCTATGCTTTCTTTTACCCCTGGTTTAAAATGTCAGTTAAGCACATTCTTACTCTTAGAATATTTCAGCCAGAATCCTCTATGATGGACATTTTTACAGACTGTCATTCATAA